A stretch of Rhinopithecus roxellana isolate Shanxi Qingling chromosome 12, ASM756505v1, whole genome shotgun sequence DNA encodes these proteins:
- the BCL3 gene encoding B-cell lymphoma 3 protein — MPRCPAGAMDEGPVDLRTRPKAAGLPGAALPLRKRPLRAPSPEPAAPRGAAGLVVPLDPLRGGCDLPAVPGPPHSLARPEALYYPGALLPLYPTRTMGSPFPLVNLPTPLYPMMCPMEHPLSADIAMATRADEDGDTPLHIAVVQGNLPAVHRLVNLFQQGGRELDIYNNLRQTPLHLAVITTLPSVVRLLVTAGASPMALDRHGQTAAHLACEHRSPTCLRALLDSAAPGTLDLEARNYDGLTALHVAVNTECQETVQLLLERGADIDAVDIKSGRSPLIHAVENNSLSMVQLLLQHGANVNAQMYSGSSALHSASGRGLLPLVRTLVRSGADSSLKNCHNDTPLMVARSRRVIDILRGKAARPASTSQPEPSPDRSANTSPESSSRLSSNGLLSASPSSSPSRSPPKDPPGFPMAPPNFFLPSPSPPAFLPFAGVLRGPGRPVPSSPAPGGS, encoded by the exons ATGCCCCGATGCCCCGCGGGGGCCATGGACGAGGGGCCCGTGGACCTGCGCACCCGACCCAAGGCCGCCGGACTCCCGGGCGCCGCACTGCCGCTCCGCAAGCGCCCGCTGCGCGCGCCCTCCCCGGAGCCCGCCGCTCCCCGCGGCGCTGCAGGCCTTGTCGTCCCCCTGGACCCTCTGCGCGGCGGCTGCGACCTGCCGGCGGTCCCCGGGCCCCCCCACAGCCTGGCCAGGCCGGAGGCGCTGTACTACCCGG GAGCCTTACTGCCTTTGTACCCCACTCGGACCATGGGCTCCCCGTTTCCTCTGGTGAACCTGCCTACACCCCTGTACCCCATGATGTGCCCCATGGAACACCCCCTTTCTGCTGACATCGCCATGGCCACCCGTGCAGATGAGGACGGAGACAC gcctctCCATATTGCTGTGGTGCAGGGTAACCTGCCAGCTGTGCACCGGCTGGTCAACCTCTTCCAGCAGGGGGGCCGGGAGCTGGACATCTACAACAACCTACGGCAG ACACCGCTCCACCTGGCTGTAATCACCACATTACCGTCTGTGGTCCGGCTCCTGGTGACAGCTGGTGCCAGCCCCATGGCGCTGGACCGCCATGGCCAGACGGCCGCCCACCTGGCGTGCGAGCACCGCAGCCCAACCTGCCTGCGAGCCCTGCTGGACAGCGCAGCTCCTGGCACGTTGGACCTGGAGGCTCGCAATTACGACG GGCTCACTGCCCTGCACGTGGCAGTGAACACCGAGTGCCAAGAAACCGTGCAGCTCTTACTGGAGCGCGGTGCCGACATCGACGCAGTG GACATTAAGAGCGGCCGCTCCCCGCTCATCCACGCCGTGGAAAACAACAGCCTTAGCATGgtgcagctgctgctgcag CACGGCGCCAACGTGAACGCACAAATGTACTCCGGCAGCTCCGCGCTGCACTCAGCGTCCGGCCGCGGGCTCCTCCCGCTGGTGCGCACACTGGTCCGCAGCGGCGCTGACAGCAGCCTCAAGAACTGCCACAACGACACGCCGCTGATGGTGGCGCGCAGCCGCAGG GTCATCGACATCCTGAGGGGGAAGGCCGCCCGgcctgcttccacctcccagccAGAACCCTCCCCTGACCGGAGCGCCAACACCTCCCCCGAGAGCAGCAGCCGCCTCAGCTCCAATG gTCTTCTCTCTGCATCACCGTCCTCCTCACCCTCCCGGTCTCCCCCCAAGGACCCCCCTGGATTCCCCATGGCTCCTCccaatttcttccttccttccccatctcCACCTGCCTTCCTGCCCTTTGCCGGGGTCCTCCGAGGCCCTGGCCGGCCGGtgccctcctccccagctccaggAGGCAGCTGA